ACCGAGCACAAAGCCAAAGGCGACCCAACCCAGACCCAATTCGCCTGGCTCAACCGCATCAACAAAGCCTCGATCGTGATGCTCACCGAAGAAGGCATCGTCAAACCCGAGATGGGCCAGAAGATCGCCGGCGGTGTGCGCTATGCCATCGCCCAGGCCGACCAGCCCGGCGGCACGCGCCCCAGCGATGTGCTGCAACTGGAAAAAATCATGACCGACAAGATCGGTCCCGAAGCCTCGTTGATCCACTCCGGCCGCAGCCGCCAGGACATGCTCGCCACCTACCGCCTGGCCGCCCTGCGCAGCCAGGTGCTGGCCTACAGCGAAGCGCTCAACGCCACACGCCAACGCCTGCTGAACATCGCCGACAAAAACGTCGACACCCTGGTGCCCGCCTACACCAACGGCGTGCAGGCCATGCCCATCAGCTATGCGCATTACCTGCTGGCCTTTGAAGCCGCGTTCGACCGCGACGGCCAGCGCATCCGCGAGCTGTACACACGCCTTAACCAGAGCCCGATGGGCACCGCCGTGCTGGCGAACTCGGCGTATCCGCTGAACCGCGAGCGCCTGGCCGAGCTGCTGGGCTTTGATGGCGTGCGCGAGAACTCGCTGGATTCAAGCCAGGTCTCGACCTATGACATTCCCATCGAAGCCGCCAATATGGCGGCATCGTCCGCCATCCGTGTGGGCGCGATGATTGGCGACATCCACACCCAGTACCATCAGATCCGCCCCTGGTTGCTGCTCGATGAAGAAGCCACCTACACCAGCAGCGCCATGCCACAAAAACGCAACCCGGGCTTGCTGATGCGTGCACGTGAGAGTGCCTCGGACGTGGTCGGCCTGGCCCAGGCAGTGACCTTGCGCGCGCATAACGTCACCACCGGCATGACTGACTACAAGTTCGCCTTCGACTCGCTGGGCGTGTTCCGCTCGACCCAGGAAATGTTCCACAGCCTCGACGCGGTGCTCGATGCGCTGCAGATCAACCCGCAGCGCGCGCTCGAAGAACTGGAGTCGGAATGGACCACCTCGATGGAGCTGGCCGACACGCTTGAGCGCCAGTACAAAGTGCCGTTCCGCATCGGCCACAGCTTTGCCTCGCTGATCGTCACCGAAGCGCGCAGCAACGGCACCACGCCGAAGACCTTCGCCTATGCCGACGCGCAGAAGCTGTATAGCCAGGCGGCGGACAAGTACAAATGGACGCCCAATACCCTGCCGCTCGATGAAGCCGGTTTTAGAGCGGCGCTGTCGCCCACCAATATGGTGCAGACGCGCAAAGGCACCGGCGGCCCGCAGCCGCAAGAGGTCAAGCGCATGCTGTTGGAGGCGCGCAAGACGCTGCAGGCAGATCAGCAGTGGCTCAAGGAGCGACGTGAAAAGCTCAAAGGCGCCGAAACCCATCTCGACCAAGCCTTCGATAAGCTGGCCGACAGCAAGCGCTGAACCGATTGTGGTGGCCCCAGGCTTTGGGCATATTGACGGCCGGGCCGCTTGCGGCCACCCACCACTGCGTCTTGTCACGGGATAGGCCACCATGGAACTTCGCCATTTACGCTATTTCATCATGGTGGCCGAAGAACGACATTTCACCCGTGCCGCCGCACGCCTGAACATGCAACAACCGCCCCTGAGCCAGCAGATTCGCGCCCTGGAGCAGGAGCTGGGGTTCGATCTGTTCAAGCGCCACCCCAAGGGCGTGGACCTGACGGCCGGCGGCCTGGTGTTTCTTGAAGAAGCGCAAGCCATTCTGGCGCGCGTCGAGCATGGCGCACTCAAGGCCTCCCGCGTGGCCCAGGGCATCGAGGGCACCCTGGCCATCGGTTTCACCAGCTCGGCCGCCGCCCACGCGCTGATCCCACGCATCATCCGCGCCTACCGCGAGCGCTACCCGGCGGTAGAGCTGTCGATCAATGAAGGCAGCGCCCGGGAATTGACCGAAGACGCCATCGAAAAACGCATCGACGTCGGCATCCTGCGCGCCCCGGTCAGCACCCATCAAAGCCTGACCTTCCACCGCCTGCTCAACGAAGAAATGCTGCTGGTCCTGCCCACCGGCCATCCGTTGCTGGCTACCGCCGACAGCGCCATCCCCATTGCTGCGCTCAAAGACGAACGCTTTATTCTGGTACGCCGCCCCGGCGCGCCGGGCATGTACGCCAACCTGATCACCGCCTGCCAGAACGCCGGTTTCGAACCCAAAATCGCCTTTGAGGTAGAACGCATGCTGACCAACGTCAGCCTGGTGGCGGCCGGTGAAGGCATCTCCGTGGTGCCGGCGTCGATGCGCGATGTGCACCGTGACAGCGTGGTGTATTGCCGAATCAAAGACGCCAGGCCCAAGCTGCTGGCGCCGATTACGCTGGTGCGGCGCGCGTTTAATCCGTCGGCGCCGTTGCAGAATTTTATAGGCCTGGCACGTGAGCTGGGGGCGGTGTATCGAAAAGGGTGAGACCCTTCACCCTCGGTTGCGTCATCAAGTGAAACCCCTCGCTGAGCAATTCGACCGTGGCACGGATGCTTTCGGTTTGGCGCGGCACCGCGAACAACCCATAGTTGACGCCCAATGCGGCGTTGCCAGCGGGCGCCAGCGCAATCACGCGCATGGTGTGCGGGTTGATATTGTCGGCGGGCAACAGGGCAACGCCCAAACCGTTTTCGACAGCCGCGCTGATCACACCGACGTTCGGGCTGGTGACGGTCACGCGAAAGTCGCGACCGGCCGCCAGTAATGCATCGAACATCAAGCGCCGCCACGCGCAAGGCTCGGCGTACACGATCACGTCCAGAGGCAGCGCCGGATCGACTTCATCGTCAATCGCGCACACCCAATAAAGCGGCACATTCCAGGTGCGCACCGGGTCGGCGGCGAATACCGAACTGACGCCAATGGCCACATCCAAAAGGCCGTCGTGCCAGCACTGCGCTAAAGCATCGCCGTGGTCCACGGTGATTTCCATGTGCATATGCGGGCAGGTGCGGCGCAGACGGCCCAACGCTGCCGGCAAGGTAGTGACCGCCACATCTTCGGACAAGCCCACGCGCACAGTGCCCATCACCGTACGCTCCTTCAGGCGTGTGGCGACCGTTTCACCCAGGGCCAGGATGCGTGTGGCGTAGCTGAGCAACAGCTCGCCCTCAGTGGTTGGCACCACGCCACGGCCGGTGCGGCGCAGCAGGCGTTGCCCAAGTACCTCTTCCAGACGGCGAATCTGCGCACTCAGGGCTGATTGCGCCCTGCCCGCCTGCTGGGCGGCGCCACTGAGGCTGCCGTGGTGGCACACCGCAACGAAAGTACGCAGCAAATACGGTTCGAAGGCATCGGATATCATGTTTGGCATAACTCTGAATCAACTGGTATGAGCCTACCTTGATAGCTTGACGATGGCTACGCTGCTCAGCCTGTTCAATCAGTGAGTAATACGCCATGAGCCACACCGAAAACACACGCATCGTTTTGGCTGCACGCCCCGACGGGCGCCCGAAAACCAGCGACTTCCGCCTGGAACACTCACCTGTCCCCGAACCCGCCGACGGCGAAGTGTTGCTGGAGAATCTCTACCTGTCCCTCGACCCCTATATGCGCTGGCGCATGAGCGCAGCCAAATCCTATGCCGAGCCGGTAGGCATTGGCGAAGTGATGGTGGGTGGCACCGTCGCACGCATCAAGCAGTCGCGTCACAGCGACTGGCACGAAGGCGATACAGTGCTGGCCTACGCCGGCTGGCAGCGTTTTGCCTTATCCAACGGCCAGGATTTGCGTCGCCTCGACCCCAGCATCGCGCATCCCACCACTGCTCTCGGTGTACTCGGCATGCCAGGGTTTACCGCTTACGCCGGGCTGCTGAATATCGGCAAGCCCAAACCGGGCGATACCGTCGTGGTGGCAGCGGCCAGTGGTGCAGTCGGCTCGGTGGTCGGCCAGGTCGCTCGGCTGCAGGGTGCCCGCGCCGTGGGGATCGCCGGCGGCGCCGACAAGTGTGCTTTCGTGAAGGATGAACTGGGCTTTGATGCAGTCATCGACCACCGCGCCCCAGACTTTGCCGAGCAACTGGCCAAGGCCTGCCCGGACGGCATTGATGTGTACTTCGAAAACGTCGCCGGGCCGGTGTGGGATGCGGTACGCCCACTGCTCAACGACTTCGCGAGGATCCCGGTGTGCGGGCTGATCGCCCACTACAACGACGGCGCGATCCAGCACACACAGGCCGACCGACTGCCGGCGACGATGCATGACATCCTCGCCAAAAGCCTGACGGTGCGCGGGTTTATCCAGACTGAATTTGTCGACCAACAACAAGACAGGTTCTTGCAGGAAGCTGCGCAGTGGATCGCCGAGGGCACACTGAAATTTCGCGAGGACATTATCGACGGTCTGGCCCAGGCACCTGAAGCGTTTATCGGGCTGCTGGAGGGGCGCAATTTCGGCAAGCTGATCGTGCGCCTCAATCCACAATAAACAGCTTCGCATCACTGCGGGTGGATGAGCGATGGCCTTCCATGTCATTGCCCATCGGGTAACTTATCCCGGCCGTCAGCGTGAACTGGCGGCCGTCTTGCAGCGCCTTCGAGACGCAGTAGATCGCCAGCTTTTGTGGGGCACAGGCGCCCACGCTTGTTATCCTGCCCACCCTGCCCTCATGGACGCGTGCTTATGCAGATCGACCCCGCCTTCATCCTTCATGAAACCGAACACTGGTTGCTCAACCATCATCTGACCTCAAAGCTGCCGGGCTACCTGATGCTGGGTGCCAAGACCCCGATTGATTCTCTTGCCGACATGCCGGACGCGGCGTTGGCTGAACTGGGTGGCCTGCTCGCTAAAACCCAACGGGTGATGGAGGCACAGCTGCAACCGAAATGGCTGTATATCAGCCGCTACGGACACATGCCGGGCTTGCCGCTGCACTTTCACTTCATCCCGGTGCATGACTGGGTGGAGCAGGCGTTTTGGCGAGATGAGCGCTATCGGCTGCTGCAAGGTTTTGGCTCAAAGGAACAAGGGCTGACCGATGGGGCTGAGCTGACGCTGTTCGTATGGCGCGAATTTGGCGAGAGCCTTACACCGCCGCCCGTCCAAGGTCCCACCGTGGAACAGGTTATTCAAACACTGCGCACAGCCTTCGGCGCCGGATGAAATCAACGATGGGAGCTGTCGAGCCCCAGCGAGGCTGCGAAGGCGGCGGCACTGGCGATACATAAGTTGCCTGACCCACCGCTTTCGCAGCCTCGCTAAAGCTCGACAGCTCCCACAGGGAATCGGCTGTGTTGGTTAGATTTCAGTTCGCAGGGCCATCGCGCCATACACAAATCCCCCCAGCAACAAAGATCCAATGTGGGAGCTGTCGAGCCCCGGCGAGGCTGCGAAGGCGGCGGCACAGGCGACATATAAGTAGCCTGACCCACCGCTTTCGCAGCCTCGCCGGGGCTCGACAGCTCCCACAGGGGATCAGCTGTGTTGGTTAGATCTCAGTTCGCAGGGCCATCGCGGCAGGCACAATTCCCCCCAGCGACAAAGCTCACAGGTGGCAAGAGTCAAAGCCGTTTTACCATTGGGATACACGCCAACGCCAACCCCGAAGGCGAGTGATACACCGCCTGCTCCTCACCCACATACCCGCAGGCCCGGTAGAAGCTCGCCGCATTCAACGTCGAGTCCAGCACGACCTCTTCAATCGACAGCTCCCGCGCGAGTTTTTCCAGGTGATCCAGCATGGTCTTGCCGTAACCACGCCCAGTAAACGCCGGCAGCACAAACAGCGCGCCCACTTCGTTGTTGTCCAGATCGAGCATGCCGGTGGCGACCGGTACGTCATTGACCCAGCCCAGGTAAAACGGCTTGTCCATCAGTGTGTCGTAACCGTCTTCGGCGCTGCCACGTGTCCACAGCGCCATTTGCTCGGCGGTGTAGGCGCCGATGCATTGGCTGCGGATGGCCAACAGGCGAATGGCGAACGCCGCCCGGGCGTCCGCTGGGGTGGCGCGTTTGATCGCTAGCATTGCTCTCTCCGTCCATGACCTCATCGTGCCATTAGCACACGTGTGCTAATCGACCCCGTTACCCGGCGGCGCTATATTCCCCGGCACTTCCAACGCTCTCCCCGGCACCGCACACCTGTTGCGTGAGGGTGCGTTGCGCGTTGGAAAAACCCTGACAATCCCAAGGAAGAAGCATCATGAACCTGCATGCCCCCGTTACCCGTCTCACCCTGCTCGGCGCCCTGATCATCGGCGTCGCCGGTTGCAGCAATGTCAAGCCCAGCGAAGACCATCTCAAGACACTGTCGGAAACCAACCTCGGTGAACCGGTCAAGCGTATCTCCAATGTCCGCAGCGACTCCATGACCACCTATTACATCGCCAGCGCCGCCTCCGGCGACTACAACTGCTCCGTGCCCAGTGGTGCCAGCGGTGGCATGTTTGCCGTGGCCAGCTTTGGCCTGATGAAGCCTGCCGCCTACTGCCAGCCCAAGGGTGCAAAGGGCAATGGCTTGACGCCGTTTAACCAGTAACGCCCGATTGGCTGAGGTCACGCAGTGTGCCGCGCAGCTCTGCAGGGCGCACCGGTTTGGACAGAATCGCGATCTGGCGGTCGTGCAAGGCCGCCTGGATTTTCTCCACGTCGTGGCCGGTGAGGATCAGCGCCGGCACCGCCCAGCCGCGTTGCTGGCGCAGGGCGTCGATGCATTCTATGCCGGTGGCGTGGTTGCCCAGGTCGTAGTCGGCGACGATGATGTCGCAGTCGCTGGCCAGGCCCTGCCCGCTGGACTCGGCCTGCACCTCGCAACCCCAGCGCTCCAGCAAGGCCTGGGTGGCCAGCAGCACGTTGTGGTCGTCCTCTACCAGGCAGACTTTCAAACCCGTCAGCAGGCCGGCCTGGCGCGCGTCGTCGCGCGCAGCCGGTTGGCGTGGCGCCGTCGCCAATGCCAGGCCATACAGGCTCACTGAAGTGCCATGGCCCACCCGTGATCGCAGGCTCACCTGCACCCCCATCAATTGCCCCAGGCGCTTGACGATGGACAGCCCCAGGCCCACGCCTTCGACGTCCTTGTCACGCAGTTGGCGCACCCGATAAAACTCTTCGAAGACCTTCACCTGATGCTCCTCGGCAATACCTCGCCCCTGGTCATGCACCTCCACCGACAAGCCGCCGTCGCGCACGCGCACGCCGATCAGCACGGGCCGTTGGGCGCCGTATTTAAAGCAATTGGAGAGCAGGTTTTGCACCATCGTCGCCAGCATCGCGGGGTCGACCTGCACCCAATACGCACACGGTCGCAGGCGCAGTTCCACCCCGGCCCAATGCGCCGCCTCGGCGTGTTGGCGCACCAGGTCGGCGAGGAATTCGCCCAGATGAATCACCTGGTACTTGGGCAACAGCCGGCCGTTGTCGAGGGTGTAAAGGTCGAGAATCGAACGGAACAGCTGCGACACGTTGAGCAGCGAACGGTCGATATTGTCCACCAAGCGCTGCTCAGCTTCGCCCAACTGCGCTTCACGCAAACAGGCGGTGAACAGGCCGATGGAATGGATAGGCTGGCGCAGGTCGTGGCTGGCCTGAGCCAGGAAGCGCGATTTTTCCAGGTTGGCGGCGATGGCTTCTTCGGAAGCCTTGCGCGTGCGCTCAAGCAAAATATGCGCGTACACCGGGATCACCGTGCTGGTGATCATCAGCATCAGCACCATGAACGGCTGCGCCTGCCACAGGGGCGTCAGCCGGTACACGATCAGCAACGCGAGCAACGCCAGGCCGGTGGCAATCGCCAGGTAGCGCGAGCCGTAGCGCATGCCATTGCCCAGGTTGACCCACACCATCACCGCATACAGTGGCAACGCCGGTTCGCCGCCCACCACCAGCCCGAAGGAGGTGCCGGTGTAGTCGTGGATCATGCCGAAAATCCGCCGCGCCGGGTAATGCCCAGGCCAGCGCGCGATCACCTGGCGCAACACAATGGAGACCAGCAGGAACGCGACGATATACAGGATCACCGGCAAGTAGGTGTCGACCGACTGGCCCGGCAAAAAGCCCAGCGCGCCGATGTAGACGATAGCAATGGCGGCCACCACGATGCGCAGGTTGGCCTGGTCGAGTTCGGAATTGGTCTCATGACTCATGGGTGACGTCCTTGTGCGGCATTCGATCTATCCTTTATGCGTCACAGGCGTGCCTGTGACGCGGTGCTAAAGTAGCATGCCAACGCACACCCATGCCCCAGGAAGGAGCACGCCATGACCGGCCGAATCATCATAGCCGACGACCACCCGATGTTTCGCGAAGGCATGCTGCGCACCGTGCAGCGTCTGTTGCCCGAGGCCGTGGTACAAGAAGCCGGCGACCTCGACGCGGTGCAGGCGCTGATCCGCGAGGGTGGCGACATCGACACGCTGATCCTCGACCTGCGCTTCCCGGGCCTTACCTGCATGAGCCAACTGGCCGAGCTGCGCCAGCAACTGCGGCGCACCACCTTGATCGTGGTGTCGATGGTCGATGACCCGGCGCTGATCGATCAGGTCATGGCCCTGGGCGCCGATGGCTTTATCGGCAAGAACATCACCCCCGATGAAATCGGCCAGGCCCTGTTGGCGATCCGCGAAGGCGAAGTGCTGGTCAAGTTCTCTCCCTCCGGCCTGCTGCCGCTGGGCACCCACAATCTCACCGCGCGCCAGCAGGAAGTGCTGCGCCTGATCGCCCAAGGCAAGACCAACAAGGAAATCGCCAAGGCCCTGGCGATCTCGCCGTTCACCGTGCGCATCCATGTGTCGTCGCTGCTGCGCAGCTTGAAAGTGCCTTCGCGCGCGGCGGCGGCGGTCAAGTATTCCGGGGAGTTCTAGGCGTTTTCATGGCCTGGGCGTTGGCTATCGCAGCGCAAACCAGGTGGTTTTCAGCTGCGTGTACTTGTCGAATGAGTGCAGCGACAGGTCACGCCCGAACCCGGACTGCTTACCGCCGCCGAACGGCACCGCAACGTCCAGGGCATCGACGGTATTGACCGAGACGGTGCCGACATTTAACGCACGCGCCACCCGATGCGCGCGATTGAGGTTATCACTCCAGACCGAGGCCGCCAGCCCGTAGACGCTGTCATTGGCCTGCTGTACCGCTTGCTCTTCGGTGTCAAAGGCGCTGATCGCCAACACCGGGCCAAACACTTCATCGCGCGAGATCCGCATGTCGCCAGTCACCTCGCTGAAAATCGTCGGCTGGATGAAGTTGGAAGAGCCATTGATGATCACCTGCTCGCCACCCGCCAGCAGCCTGGCGCCCTCGCCCTGGGCCTGGCTGATGGCCCTCATGATGCGGGCGGTTTGCTCACCGTCGACGATCGCACCGGCAGCGCTGCCAGGGTCCAGAGGGTCACCCGGCATCCAGGCACGCGCCTTGGCAATCACACGCTCAACGAACTCGTCATGGATGGAACGTTGCACATACAACCGCGAGTTGGCCGAGCACACTTCGCCCTGGTTGAAGAAAATCCCGAAGGCGGCTTTCTCGGCCGCCAGGTCCAGGTCCTGACAGTCGTCAAACACCAGGTTCGCGCTCTTGCCGCCACACTCCAGCCACACCTGCTTCAAGTTGGACTGCGCGGCATACTGCATAAAGTATTTGCCCACCTGCGTGGAGCCGGTGAACACCAGGCAATCCACGTCAGGGTGCAGCCCCAACGCCTTGCCGGCACTTTCGCCAAGGCCCGGCACCACGTTCAAAACCCCTTGCGGGATACCCGCTTCCAGGGCCAGTTGCGCCAGGCGCAAGGCCGAAAAGGGCGACTGCTCGGCCGGTTTGAGCACCACGCTGTTACCGGCTGCCAATGCCGGTGCGAGTTTCCAGGCCGCCATATCCAGTGGAAAGTTCCACGGCACCACCGCCGCGACGACGCCCAATGCTTCACGGGTGATGGTCGCCAGTGCGTTGTGCGCGGTGGGCGCGACTTGATCGTAGAGTTTGTCCAGCGCCTCACCGTACCAGGCAAACACATTCGCGGCGCCGGGCACATCAATGTTGTAGGCGTCCATCACCGGCTTGCCCATGTTCAGCGAATCCAGGAGCGCCAGCTCTTCGCGGTGAGTCATCAGCAGCTCGGAGAGCCTGATCAGGATTCTCTTGCGTTCCACCGGCGGCATACGCCGCCAAGGGCCGGTGTCGAAGGCCTGGCGGGCGCTGCGCACGGCGAGGTCTACTTCTG
The window above is part of the Pseudomonas sp. KBS0710 genome. Proteins encoded here:
- a CDS encoding aldehyde dehydrogenase, with the translated sequence MFDLNYWQQRVARQTFIDTALIGGRPVSAASGATFDAINPATHQLLARVAACGDAEVDLAVRSARQAFDTGPWRRMPPVERKRILIRLSELLMTHREELALLDSLNMGKPVMDAYNIDVPGAANVFAWYGEALDKLYDQVAPTAHNALATITREALGVVAAVVPWNFPLDMAAWKLAPALAAGNSVVLKPAEQSPFSALRLAQLALEAGIPQGVLNVVPGLGESAGKALGLHPDVDCLVFTGSTQVGKYFMQYAAQSNLKQVWLECGGKSANLVFDDCQDLDLAAEKAAFGIFFNQGEVCSANSRLYVQRSIHDEFVERVIAKARAWMPGDPLDPGSAAGAIVDGEQTARIMRAISQAQGEGARLLAGGEQVIINGSSNFIQPTIFSEVTGDMRISRDEVFGPVLAISAFDTEEQAVQQANDSVYGLAASVWSDNLNRAHRVARALNVGTVSVNTVDALDVAVPFGGGKQSGFGRDLSLHSFDKYTQLKTTWFALR
- a CDS encoding hybrid sensor histidine kinase/response regulator, which produces MSHETNSELDQANLRIVVAAIAIVYIGALGFLPGQSVDTYLPVILYIVAFLLVSIVLRQVIARWPGHYPARRIFGMIHDYTGTSFGLVVGGEPALPLYAVMVWVNLGNGMRYGSRYLAIATGLALLALLIVYRLTPLWQAQPFMVLMLMITSTVIPVYAHILLERTRKASEEAIAANLEKSRFLAQASHDLRQPIHSIGLFTACLREAQLGEAEQRLVDNIDRSLLNVSQLFRSILDLYTLDNGRLLPKYQVIHLGEFLADLVRQHAEAAHWAGVELRLRPCAYWVQVDPAMLATMVQNLLSNCFKYGAQRPVLIGVRVRDGGLSVEVHDQGRGIAEEHQVKVFEEFYRVRQLRDKDVEGVGLGLSIVKRLGQLMGVQVSLRSRVGHGTSVSLYGLALATAPRQPAARDDARQAGLLTGLKVCLVEDDHNVLLATQALLERWGCEVQAESSGQGLASDCDIIVADYDLGNHATGIECIDALRQQRGWAVPALILTGHDVEKIQAALHDRQIAILSKPVRPAELRGTLRDLSQSGVTG
- a CDS encoding GNAT family N-acetyltransferase, whose amino-acid sequence is MLAIKRATPADARAAFAIRLLAIRSQCIGAYTAEQMALWTRGSAEDGYDTLMDKPFYLGWVNDVPVATGMLDLDNNEVGALFVLPAFTGRGYGKTMLDHLEKLARELSIEEVVLDSTLNAASFYRACGYVGEEQAVYHSPSGLALACIPMVKRL
- a CDS encoding NADP-dependent oxidoreductase, whose amino-acid sequence is MSHTENTRIVLAARPDGRPKTSDFRLEHSPVPEPADGEVLLENLYLSLDPYMRWRMSAAKSYAEPVGIGEVMVGGTVARIKQSRHSDWHEGDTVLAYAGWQRFALSNGQDLRRLDPSIAHPTTALGVLGMPGFTAYAGLLNIGKPKPGDTVVVAAASGAVGSVVGQVARLQGARAVGIAGGADKCAFVKDELGFDAVIDHRAPDFAEQLAKACPDGIDVYFENVAGPVWDAVRPLLNDFARIPVCGLIAHYNDGAIQHTQADRLPATMHDILAKSLTVRGFIQTEFVDQQQDRFLQEAAQWIAEGTLKFREDIIDGLAQAPEAFIGLLEGRNFGKLIVRLNPQ
- a CDS encoding response regulator transcription factor, which gives rise to MTGRIIIADDHPMFREGMLRTVQRLLPEAVVQEAGDLDAVQALIREGGDIDTLILDLRFPGLTCMSQLAELRQQLRRTTLIVVSMVDDPALIDQVMALGADGFIGKNITPDEIGQALLAIREGEVLVKFSPSGLLPLGTHNLTARQQEVLRLIAQGKTNKEIAKALAISPFTVRIHVSSLLRSLKVPSRAAAAVKYSGEF
- a CDS encoding HIT family protein; this translates as MQIDPAFILHETEHWLLNHHLTSKLPGYLMLGAKTPIDSLADMPDAALAELGGLLAKTQRVMEAQLQPKWLYISRYGHMPGLPLHFHFIPVHDWVEQAFWRDERYRLLQGFGSKEQGLTDGAELTLFVWREFGESLTPPPVQGPTVEQVIQTLRTAFGAG
- a CDS encoding LysR substrate-binding domain-containing protein produces the protein MELRHLRYFIMVAEERHFTRAAARLNMQQPPLSQQIRALEQELGFDLFKRHPKGVDLTAGGLVFLEEAQAILARVEHGALKASRVAQGIEGTLAIGFTSSAAAHALIPRIIRAYRERYPAVELSINEGSARELTEDAIEKRIDVGILRAPVSTHQSLTFHRLLNEEMLLVLPTGHPLLATADSAIPIAALKDERFILVRRPGAPGMYANLITACQNAGFEPKIAFEVERMLTNVSLVAAGEGISVVPASMRDVHRDSVVYCRIKDARPKLLAPITLVRRAFNPSAPLQNFIGLARELGAVYRKG
- a CDS encoding LysR family transcriptional regulator, translating into MPNMISDAFEPYLLRTFVAVCHHGSLSGAAQQAGRAQSALSAQIRRLEEVLGQRLLRRTGRGVVPTTEGELLLSYATRILALGETVATRLKERTVMGTVRVGLSEDVAVTTLPAALGRLRRTCPHMHMEITVDHGDALAQCWHDGLLDVAIGVSSVFAADPVRTWNVPLYWVCAIDDEVDPALPLDVIVYAEPCAWRRLMFDALLAAGRDFRVTVTSPNVGVISAAVENGLGVALLPADNINPHTMRVIALAPAGNAALGVNYGLFAVPRQTESIRATVELLSEGFHLMTQPRVKGLTLFDTPPPAHVPGL
- a CDS encoding argininosuccinate lyase, whose protein sequence is MNNTSPQRAVKSLLSLAVTFALFNSLSAYAANTGELPCTTTEQCAAQAAKVGATPDSSQTEHKAKGDPTQTQFAWLNRINKASIVMLTEEGIVKPEMGQKIAGGVRYAIAQADQPGGTRPSDVLQLEKIMTDKIGPEASLIHSGRSRQDMLATYRLAALRSQVLAYSEALNATRQRLLNIADKNVDTLVPAYTNGVQAMPISYAHYLLAFEAAFDRDGQRIRELYTRLNQSPMGTAVLANSAYPLNRERLAELLGFDGVRENSLDSSQVSTYDIPIEAANMAASSAIRVGAMIGDIHTQYHQIRPWLLLDEEATYTSSAMPQKRNPGLLMRARESASDVVGLAQAVTLRAHNVTTGMTDYKFAFDSLGVFRSTQEMFHSLDAVLDALQINPQRALEELESEWTTSMELADTLERQYKVPFRIGHSFASLIVTEARSNGTTPKTFAYADAQKLYSQAADKYKWTPNTLPLDEAGFRAALSPTNMVQTRKGTGGPQPQEVKRMLLEARKTLQADQQWLKERREKLKGAETHLDQAFDKLADSKR